One Arachis hypogaea cultivar Tifrunner chromosome 2, arahy.Tifrunner.gnm2.J5K5, whole genome shotgun sequence genomic window, ATTGAATTTGTACTTGTGCATCATATGTAGATGGAATTTAAGTCGAGAAGGACAACGATGAAAAAGATTATGGCATCGCTAGAAGACTCGAATTCAAGATTGGTTGGTGTTTACGGGCCAGCTGGTATTGGGAAGACCAGTTTGGTGATAAAGGCTGCCAAACAAGCTCAGGAAATTGACAAGTTGTTCGATATGGTGATCATGGTGAACGTGACAAAACGTCCTGATACAAAGAAGATTCAAGGCCAAATTGCTGAGATGCTAGGAATGAAGTTGGAagatgaaagtgaggaagcaagAGCAACTAGCATTCAAGAGAGGCTGAAGAATGAGAAGGATAACATCCTTATAATCCTGGATGATCTGTATGCCAAACTGGATCTGAATGCTTTGGGAATTCCGCTACAAACAAAAGAAGAATCTTCTGCCATTGTGGTTCACAACCAAAATCCTGAATTGGAGGATAATGAGCGAATTGGGATACCTGGTGCTGCTGATAAGAAGATGATGAAAGCAAAAACCTCCTTCATCGACGGCTCTAGTAAGTTAAAAGAGCACAACTGGGGGTACAAGATTTTATTGATTTCTGAGTTGAGACAAGTATTGACTGAAATGGATGTGAAAGCAACttctattttttctataaatgTCTTAAATGTCATGGAGGCAGAGAAATTGTTCAAGAGCATGGTTGGAGTAGGCGCCAAAAATTCTGAACTTGAAACATTGGCAACTGAAATAGCCAAGAAGTGTAACGGTTTGCCTATGTCAATAGTTACAACTGCAAGGGCATTGAAAAATCAGCTGAATCCCTTGGTTTGGAAGGATACCCTTGTAAAACTTGAAAAGCTTGCGGTGGAAAATCCAAATGCAGCACCTGAGTATTCAACAAAGTTGAGTTATGAGATTCTAGAAAATGAGGAGCTCAAGCTTACATTCTTGCTTTGTGCCCGTATGGATCATGACGCATTGGTTGCGGATTTGGTGAGATATTGCATCGGTTTGGGTTTTCTTCAAGGCGTCTACTCAGTGTGGGAAGCCAGAGACAGAGTACAAATGCTACTTGCCAAGCTAAAAGACTCAGGTTTGTTGTCGGACAGTTATTCAAGTCATCATTTCACAATGCAAAATCTTGTTCGCAATGCAGCTTTGTCAATATCATCTACCGAGAGGCACACATTCATGATGACTGAAGGAAAACTAAATAAATGGCCAGGCATGGATGAACTTGAAAGCTGCAATGTTATTTccttaaaaagatgtgatttcaTTGGGAGATTTCCCGAGAGCATAAAATGTCCTAAACTTAGCATCTTTCATATTGAAAATAATGACCCATCTTTAAAAATATCAGACAGTTTCTTTCAAGAAATGAAAGAACTTAGTGTGTTGATTTTGACTGGTGTCAATCTTTCATCGTTGCCTTCATCAATTAAATGCCTCACAAAGCTCAGGATGCTTTGTTTGGAGCAATGCATTCTAGGTGAGAAATTAGAGATCATAGGAGAGTTGAAAAATTTAAGAATTCTTAGCTTTTCAGGATCTGATGTCAAAAGTTTGCCTCATGAACTAAGCCATTTATCTAATCTACAAATCTTTGACATAAGTAACTGTTACAAGCTTAGAGTGATTCCACATGATGTAATGTCAAATTTGACTAGATTAGAAGAGTTGTATATGAGAAACATTCCCTTTCAAAGCGAGGTTGATGATGGCAAGCAGAGTGAAAATGCTAGTCTATCTGTGTTAGGAAATCTGAACCAATTAACAAATCTAGACCTACAAATTCCAAATGCTTCTTCTTTGCCCAATAATTTCTTCTTTGACAAGCTGTATAGCTACAAGATTATCATTGGGTCTTCAAATAGAGGATATTCAGATCCTGATTTCCAGATTCCAAAGAAGTATGAATTGTCCAGATGCTTGGCAGTATATCAAGAGGATGGCAGCTTTGACGTTCATTGTCATGGCCCGAATCCAGCCATGACTGGCGCTCAAGGGACAAGTCCCTCAGCAAGCCAAACGACCAAATTTTTCAGAAAAACGGACAAAACCTCCTCTGTTTCTAGGACCTTAACAACATAAGTATTAACTCCCTATATCAAAAATAAACATCCATTTCCAAAGACAACAACATATTCCAACCATATCCACAaccaaatatatccaaaatacgcatcatatatatatatatatatatatatatatatatatatatccagtTGATAGCTAGAGTATATAGTTAAAACCATAAGTCTTACATAACCAAATCGTAATCACTACCTAAATAGTTCAAGATTCAAAATAACATAACCCACACGaagatcctgcctgtgacatatggagcattgacATAATCTAAATTTTGAGCAAAGGTTCCATTACATAATACTTAGCCCTTGGAAGGAAGAAGGGCTCACCAAAATGACTAAGATCTACTGAGGGGCAGGTGGATGGAACCTGGAATGGCTTCTATATCTGAAAAACATGGGAATATaatagggtgagttttgcaactcagtg contains:
- the LOC112736699 gene encoding disease resistance protein At4g27190, coding for MANPIPLPDFLQQRVSDFAFEKLKNVWKKHVRNRVDYALNCHKKVKKLGKAVEELKEDGKKVHDKAEEDEGLYGREVYHVKAWLRQVDEIISEYGKLKDEHSKHVVINLKKRYLCSKRAEEIKELVMELQKEKQDNISYWQQQQQQQQQWPSSGFMGVTFSDSDYMEFKSRRTTMKKIMASLEDSNSRLVGVYGPAGIGKTSLVIKAAKQAQEIDKLFDMVIMVNVTKRPDTKKIQGQIAEMLGMKLEDESEEARATSIQERLKNEKDNILIILDDLYAKLDLNALGIPLQTKEESSAIVVHNQNPELEDNERIGIPGAADKKMMKAKTSFIDGSSKLKEHNWGYKILLISELRQVLTEMDVKATSIFSINVLNVMEAEKLFKSMVGVGAKNSELETLATEIAKKCNGLPMSIVTTARALKNQLNPLVWKDTLVKLEKLAVENPNAAPEYSTKLSYEILENEELKLTFLLCARMDHDALVADLVRYCIGLGFLQGVYSVWEARDRVQMLLAKLKDSGLLSDSYSSHHFTMQNLVRNAALSISSTERHTFMMTEGKLNKWPGMDELESCNVISLKRCDFIGRFPESIKCPKLSIFHIENNDPSLKISDSFFQEMKELSVLILTGVNLSSLPSSIKCLTKLRMLCLEQCILGEKLEIIGELKNLRILSFSGSDVKSLPHELSHLSNLQIFDISNCYKLRVIPHDVMSNLTRLEELYMRNIPFQSEVDDGKQSENASLSVLGNLNQLTNLDLQIPNASSLPNNFFFDKLYSYKIIIGSSNRGYSDPDFQIPKKYELSRCLAVYQEDGSFDVHCHGPNPAMTGAQGTSPSASQTTKFFRKTDKTSSVSRTLTT